From Mustela erminea isolate mMusErm1 chromosome 1, mMusErm1.Pri, whole genome shotgun sequence, a single genomic window includes:
- the LOC116578896 gene encoding protein ATP6V1FNB isoform X2, with amino-acid sequence MRDLCTTQSQAYWRERIQKETTARVTWKINYGHKYLKEGPMPRKRLQRAPLRLALGAGPLPATSAPESKEIWDGWPETKGVRDQLSKGVGVQGPPPKGEKAWEAQRAPRGPAVQTRPGGLEMRQVPAGTLRLLFQGISHDGQGRASYLRERHRQKPEEKFLYPVLSSWEYGWHMAITGHPLLHPQSEYWSRGELLPDASCVLGQS; translated from the exons ATGAGGGATCTCTGCACCACCCAGAGCCAAGCCTACTGGCGAGAGCGCATCCAGAAGGAGACCACAGCCCGGGTCACCTGGAAGATCAACTATGGCCACAAGTACCTGAAGGAGGGGCCCATGCCCAGGAAGCGGCTGCAGCGGGCCCCCCTCAGGTTAGCCTTGGGAGCAGGGCCCTTGCCTGCCACCAGCGCCCCTGAGAGCAAGGAAATATGGGATGGATGGCCAGAGACCAAGGGGGTCCGGGATCAACTGTCCAAGGGAGTGGGCGTCCAGGGCCCCCCACCCAAGGGAGAGAAGGCCTGGGAGGCCCAAAGAGCCCCTCGGGGGCCAGCAGTCCAGACCAGGCCAGGGGGCTTAGAAATGAGGCAGGTCCCCGCCGGCACCTTGCGGCTGCTCTTCCAAGGCATCTCCCACGACGGCCAAGGCCGGGCCTCGTACCTCCGTGAGCGGCATCGGCAGAAGCCAGAGGAGAAGTTTCTGTACCCGGTCTTGTCATCCTGGGAGTACGGCTGGCACATGG ccATCACTGGGCATCCTTTACTTCATCCACAGTCCGAATACTGGAGCCGGGGGGAGCTGCTCCCGGATGCCTCCTGTGTCCTAGGGCAGTCCTAG
- the LOC116578896 gene encoding protein ATP6V1FNB isoform X1 has product MRDLCTTQSQAYWRERIQKETTARVTWKINYGHKYLKEGPMPRKRLQRAPLRLALGAGPLPATSAPESKEIWDGWPETKGVRDQLSKGVGVQGPPPKGEKAWEAQRAPRGPAVQTRPGGLEMRQVPAGTLRLLFQGISHDGQGRASYLRERHRQKPEEKFLYPVLSSWEYGWHMGDIMKDTRAPTYARCQPISKTFYIKSSVFHFPRRTDQLS; this is encoded by the exons ATGAGGGATCTCTGCACCACCCAGAGCCAAGCCTACTGGCGAGAGCGCATCCAGAAGGAGACCACAGCCCGGGTCACCTGGAAGATCAACTATGGCCACAAGTACCTGAAGGAGGGGCCCATGCCCAGGAAGCGGCTGCAGCGGGCCCCCCTCAGGTTAGCCTTGGGAGCAGGGCCCTTGCCTGCCACCAGCGCCCCTGAGAGCAAGGAAATATGGGATGGATGGCCAGAGACCAAGGGGGTCCGGGATCAACTGTCCAAGGGAGTGGGCGTCCAGGGCCCCCCACCCAAGGGAGAGAAGGCCTGGGAGGCCCAAAGAGCCCCTCGGGGGCCAGCAGTCCAGACCAGGCCAGGGGGCTTAGAAATGAGGCAGGTCCCCGCCGGCACCTTGCGGCTGCTCTTCCAAGGCATCTCCCACGACGGCCAAGGCCGGGCCTCGTACCTCCGTGAGCGGCATCGGCAGAAGCCAGAGGAGAAGTTTCTGTACCCGGTCTTGTCATCCTGGGAGTACGGCTGGCACATGG ggGACATCATGAAGGACACCAGGGCTCCAACGTATGCCAGGTGCCAGCCCATCTCAAAGACCTTTTACATCAAGAGTAGCGTCTTCCATTTTCCACGGCGAACAGACCAGCTAAGCTGA